In Thermodesulfobacteriota bacterium, the genomic window CGATAGCCGTGGAGCTGGAGCACGCGCTCCTGGACAATAACCACCAGGCCTATATACTCGACGGCGACAACGTCCGCCACGGCCTGAACAAGAACCTCGGCTTTTCGCCAGAGGACCGCGGCGAGAACATCCGGAGGATAGGGGAGGTCGCGCGGCTCTTTACCGACGCGAACATCGTAACCATAACCGCCTTCATATCCCCCTACAGGGCGGACAGGGACCAGGCGAGGGAGTTGCAGAAGGCTGACGGCGCTTCCAGATTTATAGAGGTCTACGTCAAGTGTCCGGTGGAGGTCTGCGAGGAGAGGGACGTAAAGGGGCTTTACAAGAAGGCGCGCGCCGGGGAGATAAAGGAGTTCACCGGCATCTCGGCCCCCTACGAGGAGCCGGAGAACGCGGAACTCGTCTTAGACAGTTCAAAACTCTCGGTCGAAGAGTCAACGAGGGCCATCCTCGGCTACCTCGAGGAGAAGGGATACATAACGCTCTAATGGTTGTAGACGTAACGGATAAGGCGCTCCTCGAAAAGCTTAACTCGATGGAGGCCGAAGAGCTCATACGGTGGGCCTTCGACGAGTTCGGCGAGAGGGCGGCCATAGGGACGAGCTTCCAGCTCTCGGGCTCGGTCATGGTGGATATGGCCGCCGGGGGCGGGAAGAAGTTCAGGGTCTTCACCGTCGATACCGGAAGGCTGCACCCGGAGACCTGCCGGGCCATAGCCGACGCCGAGGAGCGCTACGGCATCAAGGTCGAGAGGTTCCTGCCCGACGAGCGGCGGGTGAAGGAGATGGTGGACTCTTTCGGCGAGTATCTCTTCTTTACGGACAGGGCCGGGCAGGAGTTCTGCTGCAACGTCAGGAAGGTCGAGCCCAACAGGCGCGCGCTCGCCACTCTCGACGTCTGGATAACCGGGCTCAGGAGAGACCAGTCGAAGTACAGGCGGGAGGTGGAGAAGGCCGCTTTCGTAAGAGAGGGCGACAGGGACATACTGAAACTCTGCCCGCTCGCCAGCTGGGACATGGAGAGGGTCTGGAAGTACGTAAGGGAAAAGGGGCTCCCATATAATAAGCTCTTCGACAAGGGCTACGACAGCGTGGGCTGCGTTATATGCTCGACCCCGCTTCTTAAGGGCGAGGAGCCGAGGTCGGGGAGGTGGCGCTGGTTTAACGAGGACGACGATAAGAAGGAGTGCGGGATACACTTCCCGGGAGAAAACGATAAAACCGAAAAAGGAGGCAGTGAATGACCGGCACGATCGAGCCGCACGGCGGCACACTTGTAAACAGGATACTCGAGGGCAAGGAGCGTGACGAGGCGAAGAAAAAAGCCGAGGACCTTAAGAAGATAGCCCTTAGCACGAGGGAGATATCCGACCTCGAGATGATAGCGGTCGGGGCCTTCAGCCCGATCGAGGGCTTTATGTGCAGGGACGACTACCACTCGGTCATGGACACCATGACCCTTAAGAGCGGCCTTCCCTGGACCCTCCCGGTGACCCTTTCCGCCACCGGGGACGAGGTAAAGGGGCTTAAGG contains:
- the cysC gene encoding adenylyl-sulfate kinase; amino-acid sequence: MTEKTMEKKSTNITWHHGKVTREDREKLMAQKGVTIWLTGLSGSGKSTIAVELEHALLDNNHQAYILDGDNVRHGLNKNLGFSPEDRGENIRRIGEVARLFTDANIVTITAFISPYRADRDQARELQKADGASRFIEVYVKCPVEVCEERDVKGLYKKARAGEIKEFTGISAPYEEPENAELVLDSSKLSVEESTRAILGYLEEKGYITL
- a CDS encoding phosphoadenylyl-sulfate reductase yields the protein MVVDVTDKALLEKLNSMEAEELIRWAFDEFGERAAIGTSFQLSGSVMVDMAAGGGKKFRVFTVDTGRLHPETCRAIADAEERYGIKVERFLPDERRVKEMVDSFGEYLFFTDRAGQEFCCNVRKVEPNRRALATLDVWITGLRRDQSKYRREVEKAAFVREGDRDILKLCPLASWDMERVWKYVREKGLPYNKLFDKGYDSVGCVICSTPLLKGEEPRSGRWRWFNEDDDKKECGIHFPGENDKTEKGGSE